Within the Pseudomonas chlororaphis subsp. aurantiaca genome, the region GACCGGCGTACTTGCCCAGGCGCGCGCTGTCGATCAGCGATTGCGGGTGTTCGATGCGGAAACCCACGGAGAACGGCTTGGCTTCCATGTAGACGCCACGGCCATGGAGCATGCGGAAGGTGTCGCGGGCGCTGTGGCCGAGGGCCAGGATCACGTGTTTCGAGTGAACCTGTTCGCCGCTGTTGAGCTCGACGCCGACCAGCTGGCCGTCTTCGATCAGCACGTCGGTGACCCGTTGCTCGAAGCGCACTTCACCGCCCAGGGCGATGATCTGCTGGCGCATGTTCTCGACCACGCCGGTCAGGCGGAAGGTACCGATGTGCGGCTTGCTGACGTAGAGGATCTCTTCCGGCGCGCCGGCCTTGACGAACTCGTGCAGGACCTTGCGGCCGTGGTGTTTCGGGTCCTTGATCTGGCTGTACAGCTTGCCGTCGGAGAAGGTCCCCGCGCCGCCTTCGCCGAACTGCACGTTGGATTCCGGGTTGAGCACGCTTTTGCGCCACAGGCCCCAGGTGTCCTTGGTGCGCTGGCGCACTTCCTTGCCGCGCTCGAGGATGATCGGCTTGAAGCCCATCTGCGCCAGCAGCAGGCCGGCGAAAATCCCGCAGGGGCCGAAACCGACCACGATCGGGCGTTGCGCCAGGTCGGCGGGCGCCTGGCCGACGACCTTGTAGCTGACATCCGGCGCCGGGTTGACGTTACGGTCGTCGGCGAACTTGTGCAGCAGCTTGGCCTCGTCGCGCACGTTCAGATCGAGGGTGTAGATGAAGCACAGCTCGGACGACTTCTTGCGCGCATCGTAGCTGCGCTTGAACAGGGTGAAGTCGAGCAGGTCCTCGCTGGCGATGCCCAGGCGCTGCAGGATGGCAGGGCGCAGGTCTTCATCGGGATGGTCGATCGGCAGCTTGAGTTCGGTGATTCGTAACATGACAGGGTCCGGTTCGCGGGACGCACCAATGCGTCAGGGCGGTTTTACAAACCGGCGATTATAAGCCGCAAAGCCCGGACCCCGTGAGGTTAAAACGGTTGCCCGTCGCCTCAGTCGCTACGCGAGCCGCCGAAATAGGCACAACCGCGCTGGACCAGGCCATCGACCCGCAGTTCCGCCGTCAGGTGCTGCACGCTGCCGGTCTTGCTGTCCACGCAGCGCTGCGGCGCGACCCAGAGTTCGACATGGCGGTTGTTGGCTTCGCTGCTGAGGTTGAAACGGCCGTCGCCCAGTTGCTCTTCCAGGTAAGGCAGCGCCAGTGCCGGCTGGCCGGCGCGTTCGATGCGCATGCCCTTGGCGCTGACGTCGACGTTCCAGTCCGGGGCCTTGCCGCTGGCCCGCAGGATCAGGCGCGGGAAGTCGGGATCGCCGCAGGCATCGTTCGAGCGCTCGACGCGATACAGCTGGCTCAGCGCCACTTCACTGTCGGCGCCGCCGGCCTTGCTCGGGGAGAAATGCCCGCGCAGGTCGGCGAACAGCGTGCCCTGCTGGTCGGCCAGGCTGGCGGCTTCCTGGAGGATGCTGGTGCCGCCGTTGTCCTTGACCACATAACGCTGCTCGCCGACGCAAGGCTTGAACAGCAACTGGCCGTCGGCGGCGGTCAGCGTGCCCTGCATGCGGGTCTGGCCGGCCTGGGACTGCGTCCGGGGCTGGCCATCGAACACCGACAGCATCTGGCAACCGGCAAACAGGGGGAGCAGGGCAATACAAACAAGGGAACGGGCGGCACGCATCGTCGGGTCTCCAATCAAGTGCCGCCACGTTACGCAGCCTGACCGTTCATCACAACCCTGGATCCATTTACGTCTATGTAGGAAGGCACTGCGGTGTGCCGGGTGCAGCGCTATCGCGAGCAAGCTTCGCTCCTGCGCCGGCAGGTGGGTCAGCCGACGATAAAGGTCTGGCCGGTCTGCAGGCCTTCCACGCTCTTGGCGTAGGCCAGCGCCACGTCGGCGCCGGGGACCGGCTTGTAGCCACGGAAGTACGGGGCGTAGCTGTCCATGGCTTCTTCCAGCACGGTCGGGCTTACCGAGTTCACCCGCAGGCCGCGTGGCAACTCGATGGCGGTGGCGCGGACGAAACCGTCGATGGCGCCGTTGACCAGGGCCGCCGAGGCGCCGCTGCGGATCGGGTCGCGGTTGAGGATGCCGGAGGTGAAGGTGAACGACGCGCCGTCGTTGGCGAACTCGCGACCGATCAGCAGCAGGTTGACCTGGCCCATCAGCTTGTCTTGCAGGCCCAGGGCGAAGTGCTGTTCGCTCATCTCATCCAGCGGGGCGAAGGTGACATTGCCCGCGGCGCAGATCAGCGCGTCGAATGTGCCGGTTTGCTCGAAGAGCGCGCGGATCGAGGCGCTGTCGCTGATGTCCACCTGGAAGTCACCGCTGGTGCGGCCGATGCGGATGATTTCATGACGCTGCGACAGCTCTTTGTCGACCGCTGAACCTATGATGCCGTTGGCGCCGATCAGAAGAATTTTCATGGGGCTGTTCCTCGGGTGGGTTGAACGAGGTTGCAGTCTAGTGCTGGTTTTTCCTGTTGATTAGCGCACTAATAGGCAACCTTTGGTTTTCAAATGGAAACAATCCATGAGCGAGATGGATGACCTGGCGGCGTTCGCCGTGCTGATCGAGGCCGGTAGTTTCACCCTGGCCGCCCAGCAATTGGGTTGCAGCAAGGGGCAATTGTCCAAGCGCATCAGTGCCCTGGAGGCACAGTTCTCGGTCGTGCTGTTGCAGCGCACCACGCGGCGCTTGAGCCTGACCGCGGCGGGCGCCGCCTTGTTGCCCCAGGCCCAGGCGCTGCTGGTCCAGGTCGAGCGGGCGCGCCAGGCGCTGGCGCGGCTCAAGGACGACATGGCCGGGCCGGTGCGGCTGACGGTGCCGGTGTCCCTGGGGGAGACCTTTTTCGAGGGCCTGTTGCTGGAGTTCTCCCGGCAGTATCCCGAGGTGCAGATCGAGCTGGAGCTGAACAACCACTACCGCGACCTGACCCGGGACGGCTTCGACCTGGCGATCCGCTCGGAGGTGGCCAGCGACCAGCGGCTGGTGGCCAGGCCGCTGCTGGCCTGGCACGAGATGACCTGCGCCAGCCCGGCCTACCTGGAACAGTATGGCGAGCCGCTGGCGCCCAGGGACCTGGCCGAGCATCGCTGCCTGCTCAACAGCCATTACAGCGGTCGTGAGGAGTGGCTCTATCACCAGCAGCACGAACTGTTGCGGGTGCGGGTGTCGGGGCCTTTCGCCAGCAATCACTACAACCTGCTGAAAAAGGCTGCGTTGGTGGGGGCGGGGATCGCCCGGCTGCCGTCCTACCTGCTACAGGCGGAACTGGCCGACGGGCGTTTGCGCGGGCTGCTGCGCGACTACCAGACCCGCAGCATGCCGATGTACCTGGTGCACCCGTATCAGGGCGGGCTGCCCAGGCGCACCCAGGTCCTGGCCGATTACCTGATCGGCTGGTTCAAGCGCAGCGGCGAAGCGCTGGATCGCCTGTAACCGTCAATCTCCCCGCCACACTGCTTCTGTAGGAGCGAAGCTTGCTCGCGATGACGTTAACGCGGTTTTTCAGACAATCCGCGGCGTGGCCATCGCGCGCAAGCTGCGCTCCTACAGAGGCTGGGGATCAAGGCCGCTGGTAGCGGCGGGCGATCAGGTGGTCGATGGAGAGCTTGCCGGGGCCGCGGGCCATCAGGTACAGCAGGACCGCCGCCCAGGTGCCGTGGGTCGGGTAGGCGTCAGGGTAGACGAACAGCTGGATGGTCAGGGTCATGCCCAGCAGCGCCAGGGCCGAGAAGCGCGTGGCGAAACCGACCAGGAGCAGCAGCGGGAACAGATGCTCGGCGAATGCCGCCAGGTGCGCGGCCAGTTCGGGGGAAAGCAGCGGTACCCGGTACTCGCTCTGGAACAAGGGAATGGTCGAGTCGGCCAGGCGCGGCATGCCGAGCTCGAACGTCCCGGAGAACAGATCGATGGCCAGGCCCTCGACCTTGGTCTGGCCGGATTTCCAGAACACCGCGGCAATGGAGAAGCGTGCGATAAAGGCGATCAGGCTGTGGGGAATACGCTCCAGCAGTTGGATGAGTCGGTTCACCCCGTGGCTGAGCGGGTGGTGCTTGGTGCAGTGGGTGTCCATGTTCAAACCTCGGAATGGTGGGACAGGCGAGTGATGGCGCCGCGGCCGATCAACAGCGCCAGGGCCTGGCTCGGCTCGAATGCCGGATCGGCCGCCAAGGCATTGGCCACGGCAACCTGCAGCGGCTGTGAGTGGCGCAGGGCGTGGATGAAGCGGGCGCCCCCGGCGTCGATGGCGAACACCTCGACCTCCAGGTCGTGACGCAGTACCAGGGCGTTTTGCCCTTGCTGCAGGTCGATCGCCTGCCAGTCGCCATCGCCCTGGTGGGCGGCCCATAAGGCGACCACCGGGTGCGCCGATTCCAGCAGGCCGAGCGAAGGGTGCAGCTCCAGGCGCAATTGCCCCAGGGTTGCAGGCTCGGCCATGGCCGCGGCGATCTGCTGCGGTTGAACCGGGCAGGCGTCGGCGGCGTGATAGGCGGTGACCCGCAGGCGTTCCAGGCGCGCGACATCGGCCAGGTAAGGCAGGCCGGCGGCGGGAGGGAAGCCGCCGATGAAATCGGCGAAGTCATGGCTATAGTCGCTGAGCACGGCGCTGGTGGGCGGGAAGCGCCTGACGTAGAGCGCGGCCATGGCCCGGAAGAACTCATCGCCCACCAGTTGCGCCACCACCGGGTAGGCATCGGCCAGGGCGCCGATCAACGAGCTCTGCACATTGTTGCGGTACACCGCGAAGCGGCTGGCCGGGTCGGCGCCGTTGCCGCAGTACAGGCCCGCCGGGCAGGGTTGCTCGGGATCGAGCAGGGCGCTGGCGAAGCTGGCTTGTGTGTTCATGCCAGCCTCCTGGCGCATTGCAGCAGCTCATCCGCCTGGCGCACCTCGGTATGCAGCACGGAGAACGCCGGCACCTGGTTGTCGCGCTCGATCAGGGTCGCGGTCGGCCCGATCCGCTCCAGCAGCCGCAAGTACAGCGCCCACACGGCGTTATCGATCGGCGCGCCGTGATCGTCGATCAGCAAGCGCTCGCCCAGGCTGTCGCTGTCTTCGGCAAAGCCGGCCAGGTGGATCTCGCCCACCGCGTGCAACGGCAGGGCATCGATGTAGGCCAGCGGATCGCGCCGGTGGTTGATGCACGACACGTAGACATTGTTCACGTCCAGCAACAGGCCGCAGCCGGTGCGGCCTATCACTTCGCGGATGAACTCGGCCTCGTCCATGCTCGACTGGCGAAACTCCAGGTAGGTCGCCGGGTTCTCCAGCAGCATGGGGCGGCGCAATGTGCTCTGTACCTGGTCGATGTGTTCGCAGACGCGGTCCAGGGTCGGGCGGTCATAGGCCAGGGGCAGCAGGTCATTGAGAAACACCGGGCCATGGCTGGACCAGGCCAGGTGTTCGGAAAAGGACTGGGGTTGATAACGCTCGATCAGCACCGCCAGGCGTTTGAGGTGCTGTTGGTCCAGCGGACCTTCGGCGCCGATCGACAGGCCGACGCCGTGCAGCGACAGCGGGTACTGCTCGCGGATCAGCCCCAGGTAGTGATGGAACGGCCCGCCGGCGACCATGTAGTTTTCCGCATGGACTTCAAAAAAACCGATATCGGGCTGTTCCCTCAGGACCTGGCGAAAGTGTTCGGTCTTGAGCCCCAGCCCGGCGCGTTGCGGCAAGCTGGAGAGGGGCGCCTGAGTGGCGGGATGGAGGGGGAGTGGTACGGCCATGTTCATCATCGACACTCAGGCAGACGGTGGATTACGACTTGGCTTTGTAGGCCTGGAGCTGGCCGAAACCGGTAGGCGAGGTGCTGCTGGCGGTTTTCTCGCAGGTGCCTTTAGGAACCAGTTTCCAGGCGTTGGCCTGGTGGTCGACTTTGGCGGTGCCGGCACAGGTGGTGCCCGCGCCTGCCGCGCAATCGTTCTTGCCTTTCATGGCGACGCCAAAGCATTTCTCCATGTCGTCGGCGGCCTGGGCGGTGGTCGGCAGCGCGGCCATGCTCAAGGCAGAACCGAGGGCCAGGGCCAGGGCGGCGGCGGACAGGGTGCGAGTGGTAGCGGTCATGGTGTTTCTCCAGAAAAGGTAGTGGGGAAGGCAGGCATGTGTGCCTGCTTATCCCTCTAGAGAAAGGTCAATGGGGTTTGTTACAGCCCAGGTGGAAAAAATCCAGGAGGGGAGATTTCCAGGCAAAAAGAACGGCCCCGAAGGGCCGTTCTTTGTTGCTGCGGATGCTCAGCCGCCCAGATAGGCTTCGCGCACCTTGGGGTCGGTCAGCAGGGCTTCGCCGGTGCCTTGCATCACCACCCGACCGTTTTCCAGTACATAGGCACGGTCGGCGATCTTCAGCGCCTGGTTGGCGTTCTGCTCCACCAGGAACACCGTCACGCCGTCACGGCGCAGCTGTTCGATGATGTCGAAGATCTGCTGGATGATGATCGGCGCCAGGCCCAGGGACGGTTCGTCGAGCAGCAACAGCTTGGGCTTGCTCATCA harbors:
- a CDS encoding short chain dehydrogenase yields the protein MKILLIGANGIIGSAVDKELSQRHEIIRIGRTSGDFQVDISDSASIRALFEQTGTFDALICAAGNVTFAPLDEMSEQHFALGLQDKLMGQVNLLLIGREFANDGASFTFTSGILNRDPIRSGASAALVNGAIDGFVRATAIELPRGLRVNSVSPTVLEEAMDSYAPYFRGYKPVPGADVALAYAKSVEGLQTGQTFIVG
- the bufB gene encoding MNIO family bufferin maturase, with amino-acid sequence MAVPLPLHPATQAPLSSLPQRAGLGLKTEHFRQVLREQPDIGFFEVHAENYMVAGGPFHHYLGLIREQYPLSLHGVGLSIGAEGPLDQQHLKRLAVLIERYQPQSFSEHLAWSSHGPVFLNDLLPLAYDRPTLDRVCEHIDQVQSTLRRPMLLENPATYLEFRQSSMDEAEFIREVIGRTGCGLLLDVNNVYVSCINHRRDPLAYIDALPLHAVGEIHLAGFAEDSDSLGERLLIDDHGAPIDNAVWALYLRLLERIGPTATLIERDNQVPAFSVLHTEVRQADELLQCARRLA
- a CDS encoding HvfC/BufC N-terminal domain-containing protein, with translation MNTQASFASALLDPEQPCPAGLYCGNGADPASRFAVYRNNVQSSLIGALADAYPVVAQLVGDEFFRAMAALYVRRFPPTSAVLSDYSHDFADFIGGFPPAAGLPYLADVARLERLRVTAYHAADACPVQPQQIAAAMAEPATLGQLRLELHPSLGLLESAHPVVALWAAHQGDGDWQAIDLQQGQNALVLRHDLEVEVFAIDAGGARFIHALRHSQPLQVAVANALAADPAFEPSQALALLIGRGAITRLSHHSEV
- a CDS encoding BufA1 family periplasmic bufferin-type metallophore encodes the protein MTATTRTLSAAALALALGSALSMAALPTTAQAADDMEKCFGVAMKGKNDCAAGAGTTCAGTAKVDHQANAWKLVPKGTCEKTASSTSPTGFGQLQAYKAKS
- a CDS encoding NAD(P)/FAD-dependent oxidoreductase; translation: MLRITELKLPIDHPDEDLRPAILQRLGIASEDLLDFTLFKRSYDARKKSSELCFIYTLDLNVRDEAKLLHKFADDRNVNPAPDVSYKVVGQAPADLAQRPIVVGFGPCGIFAGLLLAQMGFKPIILERGKEVRQRTKDTWGLWRKSVLNPESNVQFGEGGAGTFSDGKLYSQIKDPKHHGRKVLHEFVKAGAPEEILYVSKPHIGTFRLTGVVENMRQQIIALGGEVRFEQRVTDVLIEDGQLVGVELNSGEQVHSKHVILALGHSARDTFRMLHGRGVYMEAKPFSVGFRIEHPQSLIDSARLGKYAGHPKLGAADYKLVHHAKNGRSVYSFCMCPGGTVVAATSEPNRVVTNGMSQYSRNERNANSGIVVGITPEVDYPGGPLAGIELQERLESHAFVLGGSNYEAPAQLVGDFIAGKPSTALGSVEPSYKPGVALGDLALALPDFAIEAIREALPAFERQIKGYSLHDAVLTGIETRTSSPLRITRDESMQSLNVKGLYPAGEGAGYAGGILSAGVDGIRIAEAVARNILGIEA
- a CDS encoding DoxX family protein, coding for MDTHCTKHHPLSHGVNRLIQLLERIPHSLIAFIARFSIAAVFWKSGQTKVEGLAIDLFSGTFELGMPRLADSTIPLFQSEYRVPLLSPELAAHLAAFAEHLFPLLLLVGFATRFSALALLGMTLTIQLFVYPDAYPTHGTWAAVLLYLMARGPGKLSIDHLIARRYQRP
- a CDS encoding LysR family transcriptional regulator, with translation MSEMDDLAAFAVLIEAGSFTLAAQQLGCSKGQLSKRISALEAQFSVVLLQRTTRRLSLTAAGAALLPQAQALLVQVERARQALARLKDDMAGPVRLTVPVSLGETFFEGLLLEFSRQYPEVQIELELNNHYRDLTRDGFDLAIRSEVASDQRLVARPLLAWHEMTCASPAYLEQYGEPLAPRDLAEHRCLLNSHYSGREEWLYHQQHELLRVRVSGPFASNHYNLLKKAALVGAGIARLPSYLLQAELADGRLRGLLRDYQTRSMPMYLVHPYQGGLPRRTQVLADYLIGWFKRSGEALDRL
- a CDS encoding COG3650 family protein yields the protein MRAARSLVCIALLPLFAGCQMLSVFDGQPRTQSQAGQTRMQGTLTAADGQLLFKPCVGEQRYVVKDNGGTSILQEAASLADQQGTLFADLRGHFSPSKAGGADSEVALSQLYRVERSNDACGDPDFPRLILRASGKAPDWNVDVSAKGMRIERAGQPALALPYLEEQLGDGRFNLSSEANNRHVELWVAPQRCVDSKTGSVQHLTAELRVDGLVQRGCAYFGGSRSD